In the Oncorhynchus tshawytscha isolate Ot180627B unplaced genomic scaffold, Otsh_v2.0 Un_contig_15452_pilon_pilon, whole genome shotgun sequence genome, aggacccataggaactaggaGACCATTAACCAGACCCATAGgaaccattaaccaggacccataggaaccattaaccaggaccttgttactccttatctccacgttgtctccgtttgttacgggctttgagctgGTTCGTGacaaccaggacccatagggactaGGGGACCATCAACCAGGACACATAGGGACCATTCTGGGATGCAGATGTTGCCACTTAAATGTGTTAGAGAGCCTGAAGAAGTTTGATCAACAAGTCAAACTATTCCACAGAAtaaacacaatgtgtgtgtgtgtgtgtgtgtgtgtgtgtgtattcatgcgtTTTAACAGTGTACTCACCTGCATGGTTAGCCTTGTCTCTCTGTGGGAGCTGGTCAGCTGgctgtggtgagtgtgtgtgggaggagTGTCCAGAGGCAGGGCCTGACTGATCCCAGTAATCCTTATCCATCATCTCCTCCAGAAGATCCATGAGTTCCTCTTCCTGTCTGGGGCTGGGaccagggttagggctggggctgagacgggggctgagaccagggttagggctggggctgagaccagggttagggctggggctgagaccagggttaggactggggctgagaccagggttaggactggggcTGAGACGGGGGTTGAGaccagggttagggctggggctgagacggggttgagaccagggttagggctggggctgagaccagggttaggactggggcTGAGACCAGGGTTAGGACGGGGGGCTGAGACCAGGGTTAGGACGGGGGCTGAGACCAGGGTTAGGACGGGGCTGAGAccagggttaggactggggctgagaccagggttaggactggggttgagaccagggttaggactggggttgagaccagggttagggctggggctgagaccAGGGTTAGGGCTGAGGCTGGGTCCAGGGTTAGGGCTGGACTCAGTGGGTTGGGTATGGTTCTGGTACCGCTGGCTCCAGGCAGTGTTCTCGTAGCTCTTCAGGATCCTCTCCACAGCGCCGTAATTAGACCTGGAGTCAGATGGACGTAACGCAGCCAGAGTCAGGGGCTTCCAGGGCTGGTCGCTCATTACACCACGGAGTCCTGACCCCCCCAGGCACACGGAGTCCCGACCCCCCAGGCACACAGAGTCCTGACCCCACAGATCCAGCTTTAAGGATGTCCTGTGTTGTGGTTGGGCGACTCCCAGGTCGCTGGGGCGCTGGGCATGACTTAACGGAATGAGGCCTCGCTCCTTGGGCCTTGATGTCCCTCTTCGGACTGGCACTCACCTCTGGTCCTGGAGCCGTGTGTGTAGTCTGGGCAGGCTGCTTGTATTCACTAGAGATGGACCTGTGCAGTGTGGACTTAAACAGGCTGTTGGGGGGTCCAGCTTTGTGTTTGACCTCAGGGCAGCGTGTTGCCGGGTTAGAAGGCATGTTCCTAAACGCAACTTCTGGGCGTTGGGGTGAAAGGTCAGAGGTGGCAGGGGGGTCAAAGGTCCTGACGGTGACCCCTGGATGAGGGTCAGATGGGGGCAGGGCCTGGCTCAGTTTGATCCCTGAACTCAGCTTCTGAGCTGTGATGTCACAGATCACCTCCTTCTGTCTGACCTCTGTGGCGTGCCGTGGCGGGAGGTCAATGTTCGTCTCCCTGGTGACCCCGTGTGTGACCTCGCCACATACCGTCGTACCGTCTGGTACGCCCCTTTAGAGACACCCGCTGATGTAAAACTGTCCTCTACATCATCGTCCTCCATCCCTCGACCCATCTCAGCTTGGAAGAGTGTCCTGTTAAACTCAGCAGTGGCCTGTTCCAGCATCATATTCCTACTGTGGCCTGGAGGGTTGGAGCCTGGAGGGTTGGAGCCTGGAGGGTTGGAGCCTGGAGGGGGTAACTCTAAGGTAAGGTCAAGACAGATGTGTGAAACTGCTAGGTCTTTGTTTCCAGGTTGtatatgactctctctctcagggcttctAGGACTTCTAGGTTTCTCAACGGGCCTGTAGTCGTGGATCAAGTCCTTCTCAGCAGCACTCACTATGTTGACTTCAGACAGGCTCTTCTGGACAGGCACGTAGGTGGACGACTTGCTGCTGCCGAAGCGGCTCCCGTCACAGGACCAGCGGTTGTGGCAACAGCCCACGTTGCAGTGGGAGTTAAAGGGAACAGCGCAGGTGGTAAACCCCGCCTCCGTCAGAACTTTCCCCTCGTTCTCCTGCAGCATCGCCTCGAACTTCCTCACTATCGATGGGCTGCTGCTGCACTTCCTGTCTAACAGGAGACAGGGGCTGTGGCACTTCCTGCCTGAGCCACTGAGGGATTCTGGGACGTGTAGTTGTAGTTCAGGGGAGGGGCTGGCGAGGTACCATGATGTTGTccgaggagggataggaggggggAGCGGAggtgcttctctctccctctcagaggGCTTGGATGTGGGGTCCTTTAGGTGACTGGGGCCCCTGTCGGGGTCCTTGAGGTGACTGGGGCCCCTGGCGGGCTCCTTGAGGTGACTGGGGCCCCTGTCGGGCTCCTTGAGGTGACTGGGGCCCCTGTCGGGCTCCTTGAGGTGACTGGGGCCCCTGTCGAGGGCTCCTTGAGGTGACTGGGGCCCCTGTTGGGCTCCTTGAGGTGACTGGGGCCCCTGTCGGGGTCCTTGCGGTGACTGGGGCCCCTGTCGAGGTCCTTGCGGTGACTGGGGCCCCTGTCGGGGTCCTTGCGGTGACTGGGGCCCCTGGTGGGGTCCTTCCTGATGGACAGCCAGTTCTCCTCTTCCAGGGCCCTGAGGTCAGCTACCAGCTGCGTCAGGTTGAAGGCAGggtcctccattctctctctggtCGTAACATGATCCACCTCGGGAAATACGAGGACTCGATTCGACCCCTTAAGGCAGAGGGAatcaaaacacagagagaaagcaaAAGGTCATTACATTACTAAAATACAGCGAGCATCTAAACTATTTCAAACAATTCAACTCTAGGAGAGCTCAAGCAGAATGGGCTCACAAAGCCCAGCAAACAGCCCAGGTATTTGAAACAGTGACTCCTAGAGCAGaggacggaacagagagagaggaagtccaTACTGTTACAAAGCACAGCCAGCATCCCAGGATTCTCAGGCATTTCATATAATGACTGGTGGCTGCTAAGGCAAATGGAGCAGACCAAGCATGCCTGGTATTTGAACCGGTGGTTCATAATGCAACATTTAGTTCTGGATGCAGAGTTTAAAAAGCACAGCATGTATCCCAGGTATTTAACACAGAGTAGGGGTCAGATCCAGCCAAGTGCCATGGTGCTCCCAGACGAGTACTGGTTAGATCCAGCCAAGTGCCATGGGGCTCCCAGCCGAGTACTGGTTAGATCCAGCCAAGTGCCATGGGGCTCCCAGCCGAGTACTGGTTAGATCCAGCCAAGTGCCATGGTGCTCCCAGCCGAGTACTGGTTAGATCCAGCCAAGTGCCATGGTGCTCCCAGCCGAGTACTGGTTAGATCCAGTCAAGTGCCATGGGGCTCCCAGCCGATTACTGGTTAGATCCAACCAAGTGCCATGGGGCTCCCAGCCGAGTACTGGTTAGATCCAACCAAGTGCCATGGTGCTCCCAGCCGAGTACTGGTTAGATCCAGCCAAGTGCCATGGTGCTCCCAGCCGAGGACTGGTTAGATCCAGCCATGTGCCATGGGGTTCCCAGCCGAGGACTGGTTAGATCCAGTCAAGTGCCATGGTGCTCCCAGACGAGTACTGGTTAGATCCAGCCAAGTGCCATGGTGCTCCCAGCCGAGTACTGGTTAGATCCAGCCATGTGCCAGGATGCTCCCAGCCGAGGACTGGTTAGATCCAGCCAAGTGCCAAGGTGTTCCCAGCCGAGGACTGGTTAGATCCAGCCAATTGCCAGGGTGTTCCCAGCCGAGGACTGGTTAGATCCAGCCAAGTGCCATGGTGCTCCCAGACGAGTACTGGTTAGATCCAACCAAGTGCCATGGTGCTCCCAGCCGAGTACTGGTTAGATCCAACCAAGTGCCATGGTCTTCCCAGCCGAGTACTGGTTAGATCCAGCCAAGTGCCATGGTGCTCCCAGCCGAGTACTGGTTAGATCCAACCAAGTGCCATGGTGCTCCCAGCCGAGGACTGGCTAGATCCAGC is a window encoding:
- the LOC121843576 gene encoding uncharacterized protein LOC121843576: MLQENEGKVLTEAGFTTCAVPFNSHCNVGCCHNRWSCDGSRFGSSKSSTYVPVQKSLSEVNIVSAAEKDLIHDYRPVEKPRSPRSPERESHIQPGNKDLAVSHICLDLTLELPPPGSNPPGSNPPGSNPPGHSRNMMLEQATAEFNRTLFQAEMGRGMEDDDVEDSFTSAGVSKGAYQTVRRYVARSHTGSPGRRTLTSRHGTPQRSDRRR